One window from the genome of Enterobacter asburiae encodes:
- the pyrG gene encoding glutamine hydrolyzing CTP synthase gives MTTNYIFVTGGVVSSLGKGIAAASLAAILEARGLNVTMMKLDPYINVDPGTMSPIQHGEVFVTEDGAETDLDLGHYERFIRTKMTRRNNFTTGRIYSDVLRKERRGDYLGATVQVIPHITNAIKERIVTGGEGHDVVLVEIGGTVGDIESLPFLEAIRQLAVDIGRENALFMHLTLVPYMAAAGEVKTKPTQHSVKELLSIGIQPDILVCRSDRAVPANERAKIALFCNVPEKAVISMKDVDSIYKIPGLLKSQGLDDYICKRFSLNCPEANLSEWEQVIYEEANPAGEVTIGMVGKYIELPDAYKSVIEALKHGGLKNRVSVNIKLIDSQDVETRGVEILKDLDAILIPGGFGYRGVEGKIATARYARENNIPYLGICLGMQVALIEFARNVAGMENANSTEFVPDCKYPVVALITEWRDEEGNVEVRTEKSDLGGTMRLGAQACQLSDDSVVRKLYGEPVITERHRHRYEVNNMLLKPIEAAGLRVAGRSGDDQLVEIIEVPNHPWFVACQFHPEFTSTPRDGHPLFAGFVKAASDYQKRQAK, from the coding sequence ATGACAACGAACTATATTTTTGTGACCGGCGGGGTCGTATCCTCTCTGGGTAAAGGCATTGCCGCAGCCTCCCTCGCAGCCATTCTTGAAGCCCGTGGCCTCAATGTGACCATGATGAAACTGGATCCGTACATCAACGTCGATCCGGGTACCATGAGCCCAATCCAACACGGGGAAGTGTTCGTTACTGAAGACGGCGCTGAAACCGATCTGGATCTTGGCCACTACGAGCGTTTCATCCGCACCAAAATGACCCGTCGTAACAACTTCACGACTGGCCGCATCTACTCCGACGTTCTGCGTAAAGAGCGCCGTGGGGACTACCTGGGTGCAACCGTTCAGGTTATCCCGCACATCACTAACGCAATCAAAGAACGCATTGTTACGGGTGGCGAAGGCCACGACGTGGTGCTGGTTGAAATCGGCGGTACCGTGGGTGATATCGAATCCCTGCCATTCCTGGAAGCGATTCGTCAGCTGGCGGTAGATATTGGCCGTGAAAACGCGCTGTTCATGCACCTGACCCTGGTGCCGTACATGGCCGCCGCAGGCGAAGTGAAAACCAAGCCGACCCAGCACTCTGTGAAAGAGCTGCTCTCAATTGGTATTCAGCCAGATATCCTGGTTTGCCGCTCCGATCGCGCGGTTCCGGCGAACGAACGTGCGAAAATTGCATTGTTCTGTAACGTGCCTGAAAAAGCCGTTATTTCAATGAAAGATGTCGATTCCATTTATAAAATCCCGGGCCTGTTGAAATCTCAGGGCCTGGACGATTATATTTGTAAACGATTCAGCTTGAACTGTCCGGAAGCTAACCTGTCTGAATGGGAACAGGTTATTTATGAAGAAGCCAACCCGGCAGGCGAAGTGACTATCGGTATGGTCGGCAAGTACATTGAACTGCCGGATGCCTATAAGTCAGTGATCGAAGCGCTGAAACACGGTGGTCTGAAGAACCGTGTCTCTGTGAACATCAAGCTGATTGATTCGCAGGATGTTGAAACGCGTGGCGTTGAAATCCTGAAAGATCTGGATGCTATCCTTATCCCTGGCGGCTTCGGCTACCGTGGTGTAGAAGGCAAGATCGCTACCGCGCGCTATGCGCGTGAAAACAATATTCCATACCTCGGCATCTGCCTGGGTATGCAGGTTGCGCTGATCGAATTTGCGCGCAACGTAGCGGGAATGGAAAACGCGAACTCTACGGAATTTGTGCCAGACTGTAAGTACCCTGTGGTGGCGCTTATCACTGAATGGCGTGACGAAGAAGGTAACGTCGAAGTCCGTACCGAGAAGAGCGATTTGGGTGGCACCATGCGTCTTGGCGCACAGGCCTGCCAGCTGTCTGACGATAGCGTGGTTCGCAAGCTGTATGGCGAGCCGGTCATCACCGAGCGCCATCGTCACCGCTATGAAGTCAACAACATGTTGTTGAAACCTATTGAAGCCGCGGGCCTGCGTGTTGCGGGCCGCTCCGGGGATGATCAGTTAGTCGAGATCATTGAAGTGCCAAACCATCCGTGGTTTGTCGCCTGCCAGTTCCACCCGGAATTTACTTCAACGCCGCGTGACGGGCATCCGCTGTTTGCAGGCTTCGTGAAGGCCGCCAGCGACTACCAGAAGCGTCAGGCGAAGTAA
- the eno gene encoding phosphopyruvate hydratase, whose product MSKIVKVIGREIIDSRGNPTVEAEVHLEGGFVGMAAAPSGASTGSREALELRDGDKSRFLGKGVLKAVGAVNGPIAQAILGKDAKDQAGIDKIMIDLDGTENKSNFGANAILAVSLANAKAAAAAKGMPLFEHIAELNGTPGKYSMPVPMMNIINGGEHADNNVDIQEFMIQPVGAKSLKEAVRMGSEVFHNLAKVLKAKGMNTAVGDEGGYAPNLGSNAEALAVIAEAVKAAGYELGKDITLAMDCAASEFYKDGKYVLAGEGNKAFTSEEFTHFLEDLTKQYPIVSIEDGLDESDWAGFAYQTKVLGDKIQLVGDDLFVTNTKILKEGIEKGIVNSILIKFNQIGSLTETLAAIKMAKDAGYTAVISHRSGETEDATIADLAVGTAAGQIKTGSMSRSDRVAKYNQLIRIEEALGEKAPYNGLKEIKGQA is encoded by the coding sequence ATGTCCAAAATCGTTAAAGTCATCGGTCGTGAAATCATCGACTCCCGTGGTAACCCGACCGTTGAAGCCGAAGTTCACCTGGAAGGTGGTTTCGTTGGTATGGCTGCTGCTCCATCAGGTGCTTCTACTGGTTCTCGCGAAGCGCTGGAACTGCGCGATGGCGACAAATCCCGCTTCCTGGGCAAAGGCGTACTGAAAGCGGTTGGCGCTGTAAACGGTCCGATTGCTCAGGCAATCCTTGGCAAAGACGCCAAAGACCAGGCTGGCATCGACAAGATCATGATCGATCTGGACGGTACTGAAAACAAATCTAACTTCGGTGCGAACGCAATCCTGGCTGTTTCCCTGGCGAACGCCAAAGCGGCTGCTGCTGCGAAAGGTATGCCACTGTTCGAGCACATCGCTGAACTGAACGGCACCCCAGGCAAATACTCCATGCCTGTACCAATGATGAACATCATCAACGGTGGTGAGCACGCAGACAACAACGTTGATATTCAGGAATTCATGATTCAGCCAGTTGGCGCGAAATCCCTGAAAGAAGCGGTACGTATGGGTTCTGAAGTGTTCCACAACCTGGCTAAAGTTCTGAAAGCTAAAGGTATGAACACTGCTGTTGGTGACGAAGGTGGCTATGCGCCAAACCTGGGTTCTAACGCAGAAGCACTGGCTGTTATCGCAGAAGCAGTAAAAGCTGCTGGCTACGAGCTGGGCAAAGACATCACCCTGGCGATGGACTGTGCAGCATCTGAATTCTACAAAGACGGTAAATACGTTCTGGCTGGCGAAGGCAACAAAGCGTTCACCTCCGAAGAGTTCACTCACTTCCTGGAAGACCTGACCAAACAGTACCCAATCGTGTCTATCGAAGACGGTCTGGACGAGTCTGACTGGGCTGGCTTCGCATACCAGACTAAAGTACTGGGCGACAAAATCCAGCTGGTTGGTGACGACCTGTTCGTAACCAACACCAAGATCCTGAAAGAAGGCATCGAGAAAGGCATCGTTAACTCCATCCTGATCAAATTCAACCAGATCGGTTCTCTGACCGAAACTCTGGCAGCGATCAAAATGGCAAAAGACGCTGGCTACACCGCTGTTATCTCTCACCGTTCTGGCGAAACTGAAGACGCTACCATTGCCGACCTGGCTGTGGGTACCGCTGCAGGCCAGATCAAAACCGGTTCTATGAGCCGTTCTGACCGTGTTGCTAAATACAACCAGCTGATTCGTATCGAAGAAGCGCTGGGCGAAAAAGCACCATACAACGGTCTGAAAGAGATCAAAGGCCAGGCATAA
- a CDS encoding SDR family oxidoreductase, translated as MKMLLITGVTGFLGGAVLEKILTNDQSVELLLLARAGDPQSGLERVLENMRKFNVPEDKLASLKVDNILIGDLSQPEAFLHDPRLDRVTHVVNCAAVASFGNNPLIWKVNVEGTLALARRMEQVTGLQRFLHVGTAMSCTPEQDSLVAESAEFRENAEHLVEYTFSKSTIEQLMRQECPNLPLLIARPSIVVGHTRHGCTPSSSIFWVFSMGLMLQKFMCSMEDRIDVVPVDYCADAMLMLLNSNALPGEVVHISAGEENSVRFADIDQAMAQALEKAPVGDKYAQVSYETLVRMRRELKHIFGPCNERLMLKAMRLYGAFATLNVRFSNDKLLSMGMPKPPRFTDYIARCVQTTQGLTIPEQMAVDFK; from the coding sequence ATGAAGATGTTATTGATTACAGGCGTGACCGGATTTCTGGGCGGTGCAGTTCTTGAAAAAATCCTGACCAACGATCAGTCCGTAGAACTCCTTTTGCTTGCGCGCGCCGGCGATCCGCAGAGCGGGCTGGAGCGCGTGCTGGAGAATATGCGCAAGTTCAACGTTCCTGAGGACAAACTGGCCTCCCTGAAGGTGGATAATATCCTGATTGGCGACCTCAGCCAGCCTGAAGCCTTTCTGCACGATCCCCGTCTGGATCGGGTCACGCATGTCGTTAACTGTGCGGCCGTTGCCTCATTTGGTAATAACCCGCTGATCTGGAAGGTCAACGTTGAAGGTACGCTCGCGCTGGCGCGCCGTATGGAGCAGGTCACAGGACTGCAGCGTTTCCTCCACGTCGGCACCGCGATGTCATGCACGCCAGAGCAGGATTCACTGGTCGCCGAAAGCGCTGAATTCAGAGAGAATGCTGAACACCTGGTGGAATACACGTTTTCGAAGTCAACCATCGAACAGCTGATGCGCCAGGAGTGTCCGAACCTGCCGCTGCTTATCGCCCGTCCGTCCATCGTCGTCGGCCATACCCGTCACGGCTGCACACCCTCGAGCAGCATTTTCTGGGTCTTTAGCATGGGCCTGATGCTGCAGAAGTTTATGTGCTCAATGGAAGACCGGATCGACGTTGTTCCGGTGGATTATTGCGCCGACGCGATGTTAATGCTGCTCAACAGCAACGCGCTTCCGGGAGAAGTGGTACACATTTCTGCGGGAGAAGAGAACAGCGTTCGCTTTGCGGATATCGATCAGGCCATGGCGCAGGCGCTGGAGAAAGCCCCCGTCGGGGATAAATATGCGCAGGTCAGCTACGAAACGCTGGTCAGAATGCGCCGCGAGTTGAAGCATATTTTTGGGCCGTGCAACGAACGTCTGATGCTGAAAGCCATGCGTTTATACGGTGCGTTTGCCACGCTTAACGTGCGCTTCAGCAACGATAAGCTGCTGAGCATGGGGATGCCGAAGCCACCCCGGTTTACGGACTACATCGCCCGCTGCGTGCAGACCACCCAGGGGCTGACCATTCCGGAGCAAATGGCGGTCGATTTTAAATAG
- a CDS encoding MurR/RpiR family transcriptional regulator codes for MSDHENLLLKLRQEASGYSPTQQKLGEFVLSDPARVLYLTITELARESHTSEASVTRLCRTLGCKGYNEFKMALALDIQQGQPARQAGDEIDNVVDESVQALQDTARLLDRTLLEKAALALHQAQSVQIYGVAASAILGEYLHYKLLRLGKPAQLFSDMHRAAMNATTLSKETLVVAISSSGSTRDLLHVVKLARKRGVKVLALSNTPRSPLASLSDMLLVAAKPEGPLSAGALNAKVGVMLLVELLTTSMIALDGHYGDVSQQTASATLPLLL; via the coding sequence ATGTCGGACCATGAAAATCTGCTGCTGAAGCTCCGCCAGGAGGCTTCCGGGTACAGCCCAACGCAACAAAAACTCGGCGAGTTTGTCCTCAGCGATCCTGCCCGGGTGCTCTACCTGACGATCACTGAACTGGCGCGCGAGAGCCACACCAGCGAGGCCAGCGTCACGCGCCTTTGCCGGACGCTGGGCTGCAAGGGCTATAACGAATTTAAAATGGCGCTTGCGCTGGATATTCAGCAGGGCCAGCCCGCGCGTCAGGCGGGGGATGAAATTGATAACGTCGTGGATGAGTCGGTGCAGGCTTTGCAGGATACCGCCAGACTCCTCGACCGCACGCTGCTTGAAAAGGCGGCGCTGGCGCTGCACCAGGCGCAATCCGTGCAGATTTATGGCGTTGCGGCCAGCGCGATCCTCGGGGAGTATCTGCATTACAAGCTGCTGCGGCTGGGCAAACCCGCACAGCTGTTTAGCGATATGCACCGCGCGGCCATGAATGCGACAACGCTTTCGAAAGAGACGCTGGTTGTAGCCATCTCCAGTTCAGGTTCAACGCGGGATTTACTCCACGTGGTGAAGCTTGCCCGCAAGCGCGGCGTTAAGGTTCTGGCACTCAGCAATACGCCCCGCAGCCCGCTGGCGTCTCTGAGCGACATGCTGCTGGTTGCCGCCAAACCAGAGGGTCCCCTTAGCGCAGGCGCACTTAATGCTAAGGTTGGGGTGATGCTGCTGGTCGAGCTGCTGACCACGTCCATGATTGCGCTGGATGGTCATTACGGCGACGTTAGCCAACAAACCGCCAGCGCCACGCTTCCCCTGTTGCTCTGA
- a CDS encoding PTS transporter subunit EIIC: MMQMFSGASSGGWFEKAQRFGKSFMLPIAVLPAAGLLLGIGGALSNPNTLAAYPFLDVGWLQAIFTIMSSAGSIVFANLSVLFAVGVAVGLAKSDKGTAGLAALLAFLVMNATINALLILTGKLAHDNPGAVGQGMTLGIQTLETGVFGGVVIGLVTCTLHHRFNKIALPQFLGFFGGSRFVPIISSLAAILVGALMTVIWPHFQKLIFGLGGLVDATGYLGTLLYGFILRMLGPFGLHHIFYLPFWTTALGGSEIVNGHLVEGTQRIFFAQLADPNTQHFYEGTSRFMSGRFITMMFGLLGACLAMYHTAKPENKKRVAGLLLSAALTSFLTGITEPIEFSFLFIAPVLYVIHALFDGLAFMLAHMLHITIGQTFSGGFIDFVLFGILQGEAKTNWMFVPLVGVPWFFLYYFTFRYLINRFDFATPGREKEAMANEVTFSQSERAVAVIAGLGGKDNLEEVDCCATRLRVTVKDGSKVNDAALKATGARGVIVRGNGVQVIYGPHVTIIKNEVEEILS; this comes from the coding sequence ATGATGCAAATGTTCAGTGGCGCTTCTTCGGGGGGATGGTTTGAAAAAGCGCAGCGCTTTGGTAAATCCTTTATGTTGCCCATCGCCGTGTTGCCCGCGGCGGGTCTGCTGCTGGGGATAGGCGGCGCGTTATCCAATCCCAATACGCTGGCGGCTTATCCGTTTTTAGACGTGGGCTGGCTTCAGGCCATTTTCACCATCATGAGCAGCGCCGGTTCAATTGTGTTTGCGAACCTCTCGGTGCTGTTTGCGGTTGGGGTTGCCGTCGGGTTGGCAAAAAGCGATAAGGGCACGGCTGGGCTGGCGGCGCTGCTCGCGTTTCTGGTAATGAATGCCACCATCAACGCGCTGCTGATCCTCACCGGCAAACTGGCGCACGACAACCCGGGCGCTGTGGGGCAGGGTATGACGCTGGGTATTCAGACGCTGGAAACCGGCGTGTTTGGCGGCGTGGTGATTGGTCTGGTGACCTGCACGCTCCATCATCGGTTTAATAAAATTGCGCTTCCGCAGTTCCTCGGGTTCTTTGGCGGGTCGCGCTTTGTTCCTATAATCAGCTCGCTGGCGGCGATACTTGTCGGCGCGCTCATGACCGTGATCTGGCCGCATTTCCAGAAACTGATTTTTGGTCTCGGCGGGCTAGTGGATGCCACCGGTTATCTGGGCACCCTGCTGTACGGCTTCATTTTACGCATGCTGGGCCCGTTTGGTTTGCACCACATCTTCTATCTGCCGTTCTGGACCACCGCGCTCGGCGGCAGTGAGATTGTCAACGGTCACCTGGTTGAGGGCACACAGCGGATCTTCTTCGCCCAGCTGGCCGACCCGAACACGCAGCATTTCTATGAGGGCACGTCGCGCTTCATGTCCGGGCGCTTTATTACGATGATGTTTGGCCTGCTCGGCGCGTGTCTGGCGATGTACCACACGGCAAAACCGGAGAACAAAAAGCGCGTTGCCGGGCTGCTGCTCTCTGCGGCGTTAACCTCGTTCCTGACCGGGATTACCGAGCCTATCGAGTTCTCCTTCCTGTTTATTGCGCCGGTGCTTTACGTCATTCATGCGCTGTTTGACGGGCTGGCGTTCATGCTCGCACACATGCTGCATATCACCATCGGTCAAACCTTCTCCGGCGGTTTTATCGACTTCGTACTGTTCGGCATTTTGCAGGGGGAGGCCAAAACCAACTGGATGTTCGTTCCGCTGGTCGGCGTGCCGTGGTTCTTCCTCTACTACTTCACCTTCCGCTACCTGATTAACCGCTTCGATTTTGCCACGCCGGGTCGGGAAAAGGAGGCGATGGCCAATGAGGTGACCTTCTCACAGAGCGAGCGCGCCGTTGCGGTGATCGCTGGATTAGGCGGAAAAGACAATCTGGAAGAGGTGGACTGCTGCGCCACGCGGCTTCGCGTCACGGTGAAGGACGGCAGCAAAGTGAATGACGCGGCGCTGAAAGCCACCGGCGCGCGCGGCGTTATCGTGCGCGGCAACGGGGTTCAGGTCATTTATGGCCCGCACGTGACGATTATCAAAAACGAAGTGGAAGAGATCTTATCGTAA
- a CDS encoding N-acetylmannosamine-6-phosphate 2-epimerase, producing MKTVLDNLKGKLVVSCQALENEPLHSPFIMSRMALAAAQGGAAAIRANSVVDIEAIKQLVSLPVIGIIKRDYPESEVFITATMKEVDELMAVSPEIIALDATARERPGGESLETLVTRIRSRYPSVLLMADISTVGEAVTAQGLGFDCVGTTLYGYTAETAGHSLPENDCAFLKAVLAAVTVPVIAEGNVDTPERAARCLALGAHTVVVGGAITRPQQITERFMVAIGAQSTDGA from the coding sequence ATGAAAACTGTACTGGATAACCTGAAGGGAAAACTGGTCGTCTCCTGTCAGGCGCTGGAGAATGAACCGCTGCACAGCCCGTTTATTATGTCGCGGATGGCGCTGGCGGCGGCGCAGGGCGGAGCCGCTGCCATTCGTGCCAACAGCGTGGTGGATATCGAGGCCATTAAGCAGCTGGTCTCTTTGCCTGTTATCGGCATCATCAAACGGGATTACCCGGAAAGCGAAGTGTTTATCACCGCCACGATGAAAGAGGTGGATGAGCTCATGGCCGTCTCGCCGGAAATCATTGCGCTTGATGCGACGGCGCGGGAGCGTCCCGGTGGGGAATCCCTGGAAACGCTGGTCACGCGCATCCGCTCTCGCTACCCCTCGGTACTGCTGATGGCGGATATTTCCACCGTGGGCGAAGCCGTGACGGCGCAGGGGCTTGGCTTTGACTGCGTCGGCACCACGCTTTACGGCTATACGGCGGAAACGGCGGGCCATTCGCTTCCGGAGAACGACTGCGCGTTCCTGAAGGCCGTGCTGGCTGCCGTGACGGTTCCCGTGATTGCCGAAGGCAACGTGGATACGCCTGAACGCGCGGCAAGATGCCTGGCGCTGGGCGCGCATACGGTCGTCGTCGGCGGCGCGATCACCCGTCCACAGCAAATTACCGAGCGTTTTATGGTGGCGATTGGCGCGCAAAGCACCGATGGAGCATGA
- the queE gene encoding 7-carboxy-7-deazaguanine synthase QueE — MQYPINEMFQTLQGEGYFTGVPAIFIRLQGCPVGCAWCDTKHTWDKLADREVSLFSILAKTKESDKWGAGSSEDLLAIIGRQGWTARHVVITGGEPCIHDLTPLTELLEKNGYSCQIETSGTHEVRCSHTTWVTVSPKVNMRGGYDVLSQALERADEIKHPVGRVRDIEALDELLATLTDEKQRVIALQPISQKDDATRLCIETCIARNWRLSMQTHKYLNIA, encoded by the coding sequence ATGCAGTACCCGATTAACGAGATGTTCCAGACCCTGCAAGGCGAGGGTTACTTTACCGGCGTTCCCGCTATTTTCATTCGCTTACAGGGATGCCCGGTTGGCTGTGCCTGGTGTGATACCAAACATACGTGGGATAAGCTCGCAGATCGGGAAGTGTCGCTGTTTAGCATACTGGCGAAAACCAAAGAGAGCGATAAGTGGGGCGCGGGCAGTTCAGAAGATCTGCTGGCCATTATTGGTCGTCAGGGCTGGACGGCGCGCCACGTGGTGATCACCGGCGGTGAACCCTGCATACACGATCTGACCCCGCTGACCGAGCTGCTCGAAAAGAACGGCTACAGCTGCCAGATTGAAACCAGCGGCACCCATGAAGTGCGCTGCTCGCACACCACCTGGGTGACGGTATCGCCAAAAGTGAATATGCGCGGCGGATACGACGTGCTGTCTCAGGCGCTGGAGCGCGCGGATGAGATTAAGCACCCGGTAGGGCGCGTGCGTGATATCGAAGCGCTGGATGAACTGCTGGCCACGCTGACGGACGAAAAGCAGCGGGTGATTGCCCTGCAGCCTATCAGCCAGAAAGACGACGCCACGCGCCTGTGCATTGAAACCTGTATTGCGCGTAACTGGCGCCTGTCGATGCAGACGCACAAGTACCTGAATATTGCATAA
- the queD gene encoding 6-carboxytetrahydropterin synthase QueD, with translation MSTTLFKDFTFEAAHHLPHVPEGHKCGRLHGHSFMVRLEITGEVDPHTGWIMDFAELKAAFKPTYDRLDHYYLNDIPGLENPTSEVLAKWIWDQMKPLVPLLSAVMIKETCTAGCIYRGE, from the coding sequence ATGTCCACCACACTGTTTAAAGATTTCACCTTCGAAGCCGCCCACCATCTTCCGCATGTCCCAGAAGGGCATAAATGCGGCCGTCTGCACGGGCATTCGTTCATGGTGCGTCTTGAGATCACCGGTGAAGTTGATCCGCATACCGGTTGGATCATGGATTTTGCCGAGCTGAAGGCGGCGTTTAAGCCGACCTACGATCGTCTGGATCATTACTACCTGAATGATATCCCGGGCCTTGAAAACCCGACCAGCGAAGTGCTGGCGAAATGGATTTGGGATCAGATGAAGCCGCTGGTGCCGCTGCTGAGCGCGGTGATGATCAAAGAGACCTGCACCGCTGGCTGTATCTATCGCGGGGAGTGA